In the genome of Pseudomonas lalucatii, the window TCCGACCGGCATGCAATACATGGCACTGCGACTGAAGAACTCTGCCGATGACGTGGTCAAGATCAGCAGCAAGCTGGAAACCGCCGACCTGGTGGGTCAAAGCACGCTGACTGGCTCGATCGGCACCTCGTCGACGTCCGTCGTTTCCTCCTCCAATCTCAAGGTGGAACTGCAACTGGAAGTGAACAATGCCGGTGTCACCAGCACCGTGACTCGCGTTGCCACTGTCAACTCCGGCGGTAGTTGGTCCGTAAGCCTCACTGGCATCACCGGCACCATCACCAAAGCCACGCTCAATGCCACGCTCGACGGCGGCCTGTTCAATCAGGGTGGCAATACATCCGCCAACGTGACCTATTCGATCGGCGCCGACATGAGCAGCCTGGCTATCGGCCTGGGCGCTGCCAATGCCTTCGGCGCCAATGCCAAGAACAACGGCTTCCAGATCGAGTACATTGCCATCGACCCCAACCCGACAGGCCTGACCAGCTACAGCTACCCGGTGGACGTGTATGCCGTGGTGCAGGACACAGTGGGAACGCCGGAGACCATCACCAGCCTGGCACTCAGCGACCTGCCGGCAGGCTCATCGATCAACGTGGTGCTGGCCGACGGCAGCTACCAGGAAATCAACGCCAACGCCCAGGGCGTGTTTGACCTGAGCCCCTATACGTCTCTGCTGAACACCCCCACAACGACCTCGGGGACCGACAAGATCTACCTGGTCACCAGTTCGGCACTGCCTACTGGCTTCGCTCCGACGCTGTCTCTCGAGGTCAGTGACGGTACCAGCACCGCCAAGACCATCATCGGCGGCTCGGCCGATTCGACCTTTGTCGGCGGCACCGGCAATGACTACATCAGCGGCGGTGCTGGCAACGACACGCTCAATGGCGGACTGGGTAACGACACCCTAGACGGCGGTACCGGCAACGACATCCTTATCGGCGGCGCGGGCGACGATATCCTCATCGGCGGCACCGGAGCGGATAGCTTCGTCTGGCAAGCAGGCCATACAGGCACCGACCGGATCACCGACTTCAATATCGGCCAAGGCGATCGTATCGACCTACGCGATCTGTTGGTCGGCGAAACCGACGCCACCATCGACAATTACTTGCAGGTAGTGACCAACGCCGGTACCTCGACCCTGCTGATCAGCACCACAGGCCAGCTGAACGCCGGTGGCGGTGCGGCGGTCAATGCCAATACCAGCATCGAGCTGACGGGCGTGGATCTGTCCGGTAGCAGCATCAACTCGCTGATTGCCGGTGCCGACCCGACCATCAAGATCGACCATAGTTGACACGCATGTCCCCCGCCGCCATCGCTACGGGTGGCGGGGGATCATGTTTGGCAAGTGCCTAGCCGAGTAAGGAGTGGTCGATGTTGTATGTAAAGCGGGATGCCTGGGGCAACCTGGAGCAGGTCGAAGCGGCACCGTTCGAGGGCATGGACGGAGAGATTGCCGCCGACAGCCAGGAGGCTCAGGCCTGGTACGCCAACCAGGCCGTGGAAAGCAGTCTGCTCAAGTTGCAGCAGAGCGATCTGGACATGATCCGGGTACTGGAAGACCTGATCACCGTGCTGATCCGCAAGGGCGTGGTGCGCATCACCGACCTGCCGGAGGCCGCGCAGAGCAAGCTGGTGGGCCGCAGCAAGGCCCGTGACGCCCTGGGCGGGCTACAGCGCCTGATCAACGACGACGAGTCCGGGCTGATCTGATCAGCCCTCCCCCCTTTTATCGCCAGGGCGCCGGCTCGCCGAACAGGCGGCCCTGTACCGCACTGATGCCCATCTCGCGTAGCACCTGCCATTCCCCCTCGGTTTCCACGCGCTCGGCGATCAAGGGCAGGTCGATGCTGTTGGCCGCCCGTTGCATGGCTTCGATGAACAGGCGCTTGTCGTTCTCCTGGTCGATGGCGCGGATATAGCTGCCATCCACCTTGAGGTAGCCGAGCCCCAGCTTGGCCAGGTTGCCGATCATGCTGAAGCGGCCGCCGAAATGCTGCAGTCCCAGGCCGAAACCCATGCCATGCAGGTGCTGGGTGAGCGCCTCCAGCGCGCCCTGCTCGGGCAGCTGGTCCTCGTCCAGCTCCAGGGTCAGGCGCGGCCCCAGCTGACTATGCTGGCGCAACATCTCGTACAGGGCCGCCAGGGCTTGCGGCTCACGCACCGTGGTTCCAGACAGGCTCAGCGCCAGGTGGACGTCGTGACCCTCCATCTGTGCCAACACCCACCCCAGCATCGCCAGGTCCAGACGGGCGGTCCAGCCGAAGCGCTCCAGCCAGGGCAGGAAGCGCCCCGCGGGTATCAATCCACCCTGCTCGTCGAGCAGGCGGGCCAGCACCTTGTGATGCAAGATGCGCCCGGGCTCGGCGGCATCGACCACCGGCTGGAAGTGCAGCTGGAATCGTCCCTGCTGCAGTGCCTGATCGAGCAGGCGGTGCCAGCTCTGGCGCTCGTCGGCGGCCGGGCTGGACACGCCGTCTTCGCTGCAGGCCCAGTGCTGCAGGGTCTGGCTGGCCGCCTGGGCCAAGGCCTCGTCCAGTCGGCGATAGAGGTCGGCGGTGTCCGCCCCCGGGGCGAAGGCGGTCATGCCGATGTGGGCCATCGGCAGGCGATCGCTGACGCCGGTCTGCTGCAGGCTCGCCAGCGCCGCATCGAGGCTTTCGGCCAGCTGTTCGGCTTCGTCGCGATGCAGGCCAGGCGCCAGGATGGCGAACTCGCCGCCCCGGTTGCGCGCCAACAGGTAACGCCCCTGGCAGAACTGCAACAGTTGCTCGGCCACGCTCTTGATCAGCTGGTCGGTGCGTTGACCACCCAGCCGCTGATTGAGCCCGGCCAGGTCGTCGACCCGCAGCAACACGAGAAAACCGCTGCAGGCCTGCTCCTCGACATTCAGGCGCGCATGCAGCTGCAGATCGAAGTAGCGCCTGTTGGCCAGGCCCGTGAGGCTGTCCTGATAGGCCTCGGCGCGCAGCTGCTCGCTGCGCGCGGCCTGCTCGGCGAACAACGCCTTGAGCTTCTCCACCATCTGGTTCATGGCCTTGACCACGCGGCGAAACTCCGGGGTCCTGGGCAAGTCCGGCAGACTGAGAAACTCGCGCCGGGCGATGGCGTTGGACTGCTCCACCAGATAATCCAGCGGGCGCAGCTGGCGCTTGAGCAGCAGGACGCCCAGGGCGATGCACAGCAGGCCGCTGAGGGCCAGCCACAGCAGGATACCCAGGGCGCTTTGCCACAGCTTGCCGATGGCGAACAGCGGGTGGCTGACCACTTCGACCCGCGCCGCCTGACGCCAGCCGTCGCTGACGATGGCATCGCCGCTGGCCGGCGCCAGGTCGACCAGGTCGGCGAACCACTGCGGCGCCTCGGCGCTGACCGGCACACCGCTGCGCTCGACCAGCACTTCGCCGCTGGCGGAGTCGATCACCCGGATGCTCTTGAAATAGCCACTGTCGAAGATCGAGCTGACCATCAGCTCGACCATGGCCGCATCCTCGATATGCGGGCTCAGCGACAGCCCCAGGGCCGTCGCCGCATCCTGGGCATGGGCGCGCAACTGGTTGACCTGCTGCTCGCGGGAACTCTCCACGCTGACCAGAAAACTGCCGGTGAAGCTCACCAGCATCAGCACACAGATGGCGATGAACAGCTGCTTGAACAGTGACATGAACGACTCCTTCCGGCCCGCTTCAGGGAAATCCCTCGGCCCTCATCTTTTTCAACAGATCCTGCCAACGCGACAAGCGCTTGCTGTCTCCGACTTTCTTGCCGCCACCGCTGCCCGGCAGCCACAGCCCTTCGCCATTGAAGGCATAGACCGGCACCAGGTCGGTGCGGCGGTTGGCCGGTTCGATGGCGTCGATCAGGTTGTCCAGTACCAGGGGCGTGGCCGTAGGGTGCGGGTAATAGGTGAGCACCATGTGTGCCTGGTTCAGGCGCACGGCCTTGACGTAGGTGATGCGCAATTTATCGCTCGGCACGCCGAGCTGGCGCAGGCTGAAATACTTGGCGATGGCGAAGTCCTCGCAGTCTCCGGCGCCCAGGTGCAGTGCCTCGACCGGCGTCGCCCAATAGTCGCGGACCCGCCACAGCTCGATATCGTCGCGAAAGCGCAGCCGCAGATTGAAGAAGCGGTTCACCGCCTCGAGCTGTTCGGCCTCGCTCGCGCCGACCTGCTCCTGCAATAGCCGTTGCCAGCTGGTGAGCCGCTCGCGACCGTCCCGCGAAGTGCCGTACAACTGCTCGGCCAATCGGCCGATGCGGGCGAAGTCCCAGTCCGCCGACAACGCGCAGGTGGCGAGCAGCATGACCAACGGCCAGACGATCATCCACGTCCGACGCCAGGCAGGCTGCGCCACGCTCCGTCCTATCTGCAAACCGAGGATTCCCTATATTCGCCCGACAGCCATGGTGCGGGGCATGGCCCAAAAAAACAATCGTCCCATGGCACTCTCCCGAGCAACCCGGCAGCAGTGGCCAGCGGACAGTCCCGGAATGTACACAGGGGATCGAGTCACACGGTCTGAACCCTGTACATGCGAGGCTCACTCGGCAGCATGGCGAAGCCTCCGGGCGGGCGCCGAGAACTAGGCTGTCGCGCTAGGCCCGCCCGCCGCAGCACCGCGACGCACGGGCCCTCCACGCACTAATACTGCCGACGCTGCCGGCCGCGATAACCGTCGCCACCTGCGCCGCGGTGCCTGTGCCGCAGTTTCGGCGTGCGCTCGTCCGGCTTGAAGTGCTGCCCCCGCCATCCCGGCCGGGGCTCTGCCGAGCGGTAATCGCGCCGCCCTTCCAGACGATGCACGGAGCGGCGATCGACACCATAGTGGCGCGCGTCGGGTGCCGGCAGATAGCGGCGCTGGTCATGCCGGCGAGGCGTGAAATGGCGCCCGTCATGCCGACGCAGGTCATGCCCGTGATAACGCGGCACCACATAGACCGGATAGCGCTGCACCTGGTGGTAGTTGCTCGAGTAATGGCGCTCGTAACCCCGGTAGCCATGGTCGTAGCCCCCGCCGTACACCGCACAACCGGTCAACGACAGCCCGAACAACGCAACGAGTAGGGATTTGTAGTGCATGGCGGCCTCCTTCGAGCGCAGGGCATTCACCGACCGACACCGGTTTCTGGGCGCGCTCACACAGCATCTGACCTTCCAGGGCGCATCCGGTGCGAAACGAATGGCGCCCCGATGGGTGACAAGGTGTTGCAGAGGGCTCGCGATGACCGCTCGGCGAGATCGAGTCGGTGACGCCAGGCCTGCGGCAGGCTAGCATGGCGGCCTCGCCCACCCCACAGAACCCCGCATGTCCCCCGCCACCGCCCAATCCAGCCAACGCGCGCTGATCCTGCTTCTGCTGCTCCTGCTCGGCGGCGGCTTTCTGGCCACCTCACTGGCCAGCTACCACACCGCCCTCGAGTCGATCCGCGACAACATCGTCAACACCGAGCTGCCGCTGACCTCCGACAACGTCTACTCGGAGATCCAGAAGGACCTGGTCCGCCCGGTGCTGATCGCCTCGATGATGGCCCGCGATACCTTCGTGCGCGACTGGGTGATCGCCGGCGAGCAGGACGTCGGGCAGATGACCCGCTACCTGGCCGAGGTGCAGCAACAGTACGGCGCCATCACCAGCTTCTTCGTCTCGGAACAGTCGCGCACCTACTACCAGGCCAAGGGCGTGCTCAAACAGGTGGACCGGGAGCAGCCACGCGACGCCTGGTACTACCGGGTGCGCGGCCTGGACACGCCCTACGAGATCAACGTCGATGTCGACCTGGCCAATCAGGACCGCCTGACGGTCTTCATCAACTACCGGGTGCTCGACTACCGGCAACGCTTCATCGGCGCCACCGGCGTGGGCCTGACCGTGGATGCGGTGGTCCAGCTGATCGACGCCTACCAGCAGCGCTATGGCCGAAGCGTGTATTTCGTCGACACCGACGGACGCATCACCCTCACCGGCGCCAGCGGTGGCCCCCAGGGCGCCCGGGTCGGCCAGGCGCTCGCACAAATCGAAGGGCTGCAGGACTTGCCGGCCCAGCTACCGCAGAACGGCAACTTCACCTACGAGGAGCAGGGCCGCGGGCATTACCTCAACGTGCGCTTCATCCCCGAGCTGAACTGGTACCTGTTCGTCGACAAGCAGGAAGACGGCGCCGTCGCCGGCATCCGCCGCTCGCTCTACCTGAACCTGCTGGTCTGCCTGCTGGTCACCGCCCTGGTGCTGGGCGTGGTCAGCTTCGCCCTGCGCCGCCATCAGGCCCGCATCGCTGCCCTGGCCACCACCGACGCCCTCACCGAGCTGCCCAATCGCCGGGGTTTCGAGCTGCTGGCCAATCAGGCGATTCAGGAGGCACGTCGCCAGCAGAGTCCGTTGTGTGCCCTGCTGCTCGACCTCGACCACTTCAAACAACTCAACGACAACCATGGCCACCTGGCCGGCGACGAGGTGCTGCGCGGATTCGCCGCCCAGCTGCGCGGCGACCTGCGCCAGTCAGACATCATCTGTCGCTGGGGTGGCGAGGAGTTCATCCTGCTGTTCAAGGACACCCACCCCGCTCAGGCGCGCCAGCTGGCGGAAAAGATTCGCCTGCACACCGAGCAGAACCGCTTCCAGCATGCCGGCGCCCAGCTGCGGATCACCACCAGCCTCGGCCTCGCCGAGCTTCATCAGGACGACGCCCTCGACCAGCTGATCGGCCGTGCCGACCGCGCCCTGTATCGGGCCAAGCAGTCCGGGCGCAACCGCCTTTGCGAAGAGAGCACATGAGCCACGCCGCCACCCGCTGCCCGCTCTGCGGCCGGCATAATCGGTGCGCCCAGGCCGGCTCGCCGACGCCGGTGCAGCAGTGCTGGTGTTTCGCGGCCCCCGTCGCCCGGGAAGCCCTCGCGCACCTGCCGGCCGCCCAGCGCAACCGGGCCTGCCTCTGCCCAGGCTGCGCCCAGGGCCTGCCACCGGCCCCGCCGGATCACACCGCGACCGGCCCCGACTGACCATGCGCCTCGATCGCTTCCTCAGCAATCTGCCGCGCTTCAACCGCCAGGATGCACGCCGCCTGCTCGCCGGCGGCAGCGTGCGCCTGGACGGCCAGATCAGCCGCGACGGCCGCAGCGAGGTGAGCGTGTTCAGCCGGGTCGAGCTGGACGGCGGCGAAGTGCTGCAAGCCGGCAAAGCCGCCTGCTACTTCATGCTGCACAAACCGCCCGGGGTGGTCAGCGCCACGGTCCACCCCGAACACCGCACCGTGCTCGACCTGCTGGACGAGCCGGACAAGCATGACCTGCACCTGGCCGGGCGCCTCGACCTGAGCACCAGCGGCCTGCTGCTGATCACCAACGATGGGCAGTGGTCGCGCCGGGTGACCCTGCCGAAGAGCAAGCAGCCCAAGGTCTACCTGGTCGATACCGCGGACCCGATCGACCCGATCTGCGTCGAGGCGTTCGCGCGTGGCCTGTACTTCCAGTACGAGGACCTCGTCACCCAGCCCGCCGTGCTGGACATCCTGGCACCCCGCCAGGCGCGTCTGACGCTCTACGAAGGCCGCTACCACCAGGTCAAGCGCATGTTCGGTCACTTCCGCAACAGGGTCGTCGGCCTGCACCGGCTCAGCATGGGCGCAGTGCGGCTCGACCCGCTGCTTGCGCCGGGCCACTACCGCGCCCTCACGGCCACCGAAGTCGCCAGCTTCGCCGCCGACTGACGCGAACGGCGCCGCGCGTCACATCGCCAGGCGGACTGGCCGACCAACGGCAAGAAAGAAATGGAATAGAGACTTGCAACTGTCACGGCGCCGCTGCTTAAATCGAACCATAAGGTCTTGAAGTGACCACGAGGTCACAAGAGCCGTCTAAGCGTTCTTTCGGTTGCCTGCGCTCTGCGCAAATTGGGTTCCTGCCTGGTTACAGACGCCTCCTCGGCCCCTCATGAAAGGGCTGGGCGGATGCTCTATTTCAACTCTAACTGATTGAAAATAAATAACTTTTAAAATACTCCAGCCTGACATTGGCTTGTCATGTCCAGGCGCTTTCCTAACTGTCCTACTTTGTCCGGCAAAACGGCCTCGCCGCTTGCCACGTCAATCTTGTGCCAGGAGGGAAGCAACATGAAGCCAGCCACCGCTGTCGTCGATGTTCTAGGGATATACAAGGTTCATACGGAGTTCTACGCCAGCCCCGCCGCCCGCAAGACCATCATTCTGGTCAACGGCTCGCTGGCCACCACAGCCGCCTTCGCCCAGACGGTCAAGTACCTGCAGGAGCAGTTCAACGTGGTGCTCTACGACCAGCCCTATGCCGGCCAGTCGAAGGTGCACAACAACCACAGTCGCCCGGTCACCAAGGAGGAAGAGGCGGGCATCCTCCTCGAGCTGATCGAACACTTCCGCGTCGACTACCTGCAGTCGTTCTCCTGGGGCGGCGTGGCGGCCATGATGGCCCTGTCGCAACGTCCTGCCCGCATAGAGAAGGCGGTGATCACCTCGTTCTCGCCGCTGCTCAACGAGCCCATGCTCGACTACCTGGAAAAGGGCCTGGTCGACCTGAAGGCCGTCGATGGCGGTAGCCTCGGCCATCTGGTCAACAACACCATCGGCAAGCACCTGCCGTCGCTGTTCAAGCGCTTCAACCACCGCCACATCAGCAGCCTGGACGAGCACGAATACCGGCAGATGTACGCGCACGTCAACCAGGTGGTGCACATGGAGAGCCACTGCCAGATGGACTGCCTGGCGGCCATCGAGATTCCGCTTCTGTTCGTCAACGGCGAACACGACGAATACACCTCGGCCGAAGACGTGCGCCTGTTCGCCGAGCACCTCCGCGACTGCCAGTTCGCCATCATCGACAATGCCGGGCACTTCCTCGACATGGAACACAAAGGCGCATGGCTGCAGAGCCGCGCCGTGCTGCTGGGCTTCCTGCAGGGCCCGGCCATGCGCGAAAAAGCCTACCGCGGACACCCGGAACTGCGGCATGCGATCGCCGTATGAGAGCTGACAGCGAGCCGCAGTAGCACCGAGACGCAGCACATCGCGCTCGGTGCGGGCTTCTTTTCGCCGACGAGTTCTGGTACAAAGTCACCCGCAAACGCGGGCGTCGTATAATGGCATTACCTGAGCTTCCCAAGCTCATGACGAGGGTTCGATTCCCTTCGCCCGCTCCAGAATTTATGCAGCCTCCAAGCCTACCAAGTATCCCCTCACAAGATTGGGGGCCGTTTCGGGGGCCGTTTCAACTCAGGGCATCCCGTCGGACACCCTGGATAGTCGGGCATATACCAGCGCTCTGAATAGCGAATGCCGTCAACTAGGCCAATCCAGCGCCCCATACGGTCGGTGATCTGTAGGCCTTGAATAACCAAGCCCTGCAGAAAGTCAGAACCACCGCGGCCAACTTTTGTTGGCAGTAGCGCTCGAGATTCTCCCGATTACGGGTCTCAGCCAGCTCGCACCGACCTGCCCTTCCTAAGTCCGGCTCGCAACAGAACCGTTTTCACGCCAAATTGCCCATGCTCCCAAACTGCTCGGACACCCTCGGATGCCATTGTCTGGAGTGACTCCCGGCTATCACCTGACGGCGTGAACCGCATCCCGCTAATCAACAAGACGTTGAACGCCTATCGGCTCGGCCGCATGGTCAAGCATCTACTGGAAATCGAAACCTACCGCATGATGGCGTCGCTCGCCTTGCCGGTCGCAAGGGCGTGGCCACGGCCCTGAAGGGGTTCGAGCGCGAATTGACCGAACTGTCCGATCAGAACGCCCACTCCAGACAACCGGATCAGGCCGCATCAAACAACGATGGGTTACCACCTACAAACAACGATGGGTTACCACCTACGGTGGCCGAAGAAAAACTTAACCCACCGTCAGGGACAGACCAACTACATAGAACACCCTTGTGGGACGATTTCGACTCACACCATCTACGCCCCAGCATGTTGCCATCCTGAAAACCCCAGGCTAGAGTGCGCCCGTCGTGGTCAATCCCACGGCCGGGCGTGACAACCTGTGAAGCAAGGGCGCGGTAGCACCTTAGGTGACTAGCAAGCACGTTTGTGCTCGGCTATCGCTTTTCTATGGTGGGCCGTGCGGGGCAGGCTTCGGCCTGGCCGGTTCCCTTGGTTCCCGGTTGTCACCCCCGTGCGGTCCACCACCAATCCGCGTGACAACGGATGGTAGTGGCTCCTTAATCGAACCAAGGAGCATAAGGAATGCGCTACCCCCTTTTTACCCAAGGGCTCCGCCTTGGGCCTCTGGCCTTGTTGTTTGCCTCCATCCAGGAGGTGCGCCATGGCTGAGTTCGAAACCTGCGTTGTGCCCTTCCCGCGGCAGCCGAGTCCGCTGCACGAATCCGAGCCTTCCCCCCTGCCCGTCGAAGCGGCCGCCGAACTGCGCGCCACCATGCTCGGCAACTTGCTGGATCAATTGGCCGAGCCGGACGGCTTTCAGCCAGATGACCTGCGTGTACGGGTGGCAGCCTACTCGGCCCTGGACCTGCTGGACGAGCTGGTCGTGCTGTACCGCCGCGCGCTGTCGGAAGCGCGAGGAGGTGTCGCATCATGAGCAAAGGTGTCGTCACCCTGCTGCCACCGCACGACGGCCATCCCGGCATGGAAATCAACTGGGCTGCGGACTGTCGGCCAGCCTTTAACCGGGGCGTGAGCTTTGCCCAAACCTGGCTCGACAACCCGCGCAGCGGCTGGCTCTGGGCGGCGATGATCGCCGAGCGCGATCACCTGCCCCGGGCCATCGAACGCCGCGCCTTCGAGGTGGGCTTTCTCAGCCGCATCCACCAGCGCCTGTGCTCACCCCACTGTGGGGTGGAGCCGCTCAGGGATGTGACCCTGAGCCTCTAGGCCAATCGCTGAGCCGGCGCTGCCGCCAGCTCAGCTGACAGAAGCAGGGGTTCTTGCCCCCTCAAAATCAAGAAAAATAGACGGTTTCCACCCTGCCGCTGTGCGGGGTGGAGCCTCCGCGATTTTTCCTGATTTTTTCACCACCGCCTTAGTCGCCCTAGTCGGCAGGGGTTCATGCGCAGCGCAAGCGCAGAACCCAGAAGACCAAGGAGCGAACGCCATGAGCGAACACATCAGGATCTACGTTGCCGACCTGGCCGCCTACAACGCCGGTCACCTGCATGGCGTCTGGATCGATGCCACCCAGGAGCTGGACGCCATCCAGGCGCAGGTCGACGCCATGCTGGCAGCCTCGCCGGTCGAGGATGCGGAGGAGTACGCCATCCACGACTTCGAGGGCTTCGACGGCTATCGCCTCGGTGAATACGCAGGCCTGGAGAGCGCTCACGAGGTTGCCTGCTTTATCGAGGAGTACCCCGAGTTCGGCGGCGCCCTGCTCGCCCATTTCAACGACCTGGAGCACGCGCGCAAGGCGGCCGAGGAAGACTACTGCGGCTGCTACAGCTCGCTGGCCGACTACGCCCAGGAGCTGACAGAGGAAACTAGCAGCATTCCCCAGCACCTGGCCCTCTACATCGACTACCGCGCCATGGCTCGCGACCTGGAGATGGGCGGCGATGTGTTCACCCTGGAGACCGGCTTCGAGCAGGTGCACGTGTTCCGGAATCGCTAGATTGAGCCCAAGGCACCGGGGCAACCCGGTGCCTTGGGTTTTTGCGCCCCTGTCCTGTCGGCCACCCGCGCGCCCCACCCAGGAGGCTGATCCACGGTGCGAGCACCTGGCGCTCAGCCTGAAGCCGTCGCCCTGTGGGGATGCTGATTCAGACCGTTACGGTCTTACGTCTTTACCCAAATCCGTAGATCCGTATCCACGGATCTACGGATTCGTGGGGATGCGGATTTACGCTTCTACGGATTTACGGAAATCCGTGAATACGTAGTTCAGGTTCTACAGAAAGCCGTAGATCCGCAAAACCGTAGTGCTGCGCGCGTCTATCTGAGTACGGGAGTTTACGGCCGCCAGTCGCTCGCGTAGCTCGGCGTACTCGGTCAGCACTCAGACTGTGTGGGTCTCGATCCACGCCCCTCATGCCTTCGCATTCGCCCAGACCCAACCCGGCATGATCAACCACGACGAGTGCCGCACGGTGCACCTCCCACGTCAACGGAGGACACCCCCATGTCGCGCTCACCCGAGCTTTCCCGTCACCCGCAGCCCATCGATCTCGACGCCCCGCTGCACCGCAAGGCCGGGCCGACGGCCCACGCCATGAGGCCCACGGAGCGCGCCAGTGAAGCGCTCACGCCCCAGGCCTGCCCTTCCCCGCGCTACCTCACCAACCACGAAGCCGCGGCCTTCCTGCGCCTGTCGCCGCGCACCCTGGAGAAGCAGCGGGTGATCGGCGGCGGGCCGCGCTTTCACAAGTTCGGCCGGCGGGTGATGTATGCGCTCACCGATCTCGAGGCCTGGGCCGGTGAACGCAGTTTCGAGACCACCTTCGACCCCGAGTACCTCGACCGCCACCCGGGAGCCCAGCGTGATGAGCAGTGAAGCCCTCGCCCATGAATCGCAACGTACGTGTCCTGCCGGCGCAGAGCGGGCAGCTGGAGCTGTTTCGTGCCCTGCCGGGCGATCTGGCGCCGCGCGACGCCCAGGACCTGATGGCGCACCCGTTCTTCTCCCTGGCCAAGTCGCGCCGTACCGTGCCCATCGACTTTCGCTCGGGCGAGGTGAGGGTGCGCGTGGAGGGCACCCTGGAGCATGGCATCGCCACCATCTGGGATGCCGACATCCTGATCTGGGCGGCCAGCCAGCTGGTCGAGGCGCGCGATGCAGGCATCCCCACCTCGCGGCTGATGCGCGCGACGCCCTACCAGATCCTGCGCTTCATCGGCCGCGGCACCTCGCTGCGCGACTACCAGCGCCTGAAGGCCGCCCTGGATCGACTGCAGTCCACCAGCGTGGCCACCTCGCTTCGCGCGCCCAGCGGCCGACGCCTGCACCGCTTTTCCTGGATCAACGAGTGGAAGGAGCTGGCCGCGGCGGATGGCCGGCCGCTGGGCATCGAACTGATCCTGCCGGACTGGTTCTACCGCGGGGTGCTGGATCAGGCCCTGGTGCTGACCATCGACCCGGCCTACTTCCGCCTCACCGGCGGCATCGAGCGCTGGCTGTACCGCCTGGTGCGCAAGCACGGCGGCAAGCAGAAGGGCGGCTGGCAGTTCGACTTTCGCCACCTGTACCGCAAGTCGGGGAGCTCGGCGCGCTATTCGGACTTCGCCAAGGATCTGCGCGCGCTGGTCGTTCGTCAGTCACTGCCGGGGTATCGCCTGGAGGTTGTGCGCCTGTGTCCCTCGACCGAACTGCTGAGCTTCCGGGCCTTGCCGTAGACGGCACGGGGATAACTTCGGGAAAAGCTGTGAATTCAGTCGTGCTATCAGGCGCAAGCGGACTCGTGCTATCGGGCGCATCACTATCGTGCCATCAGGCGCACAAACTCCTCTGCAGGCCACGGCTGGCGCGGCCTGCAGCCGCCCTTAACTTAACTAACTTAAAAGCTCTAACTTGTTATTGGGGCAGGCCCCGGTTGTGGACAACGGTTAGATCCTGT includes:
- a CDS encoding LasR-specific antiactivator QslA, giving the protein MSKGVVTLLPPHDGHPGMEINWAADCRPAFNRGVSFAQTWLDNPRSGWLWAAMIAERDHLPRAIERRAFEVGFLSRIHQRLCSPHCGVEPLRDVTLSL
- a CDS encoding antirestriction protein ArdA produces the protein MSEHIRIYVADLAAYNAGHLHGVWIDATQELDAIQAQVDAMLAASPVEDAEEYAIHDFEGFDGYRLGEYAGLESAHEVACFIEEYPEFGGALLAHFNDLEHARKAAEEDYCGCYSSLADYAQELTEETSSIPQHLALYIDYRAMARDLEMGGDVFTLETGFEQVHVFRNR
- a CDS encoding helix-turn-helix transcriptional regulator, which translates into the protein MRPTERASEALTPQACPSPRYLTNHEAAAFLRLSPRTLEKQRVIGGGPRFHKFGRRVMYALTDLEAWAGERSFETTFDPEYLDRHPGAQRDEQ
- a CDS encoding replication initiator protein A; amino-acid sequence: MNRNVRVLPAQSGQLELFRALPGDLAPRDAQDLMAHPFFSLAKSRRTVPIDFRSGEVRVRVEGTLEHGIATIWDADILIWAASQLVEARDAGIPTSRLMRATPYQILRFIGRGTSLRDYQRLKAALDRLQSTSVATSLRAPSGRRLHRFSWINEWKELAAADGRPLGIELILPDWFYRGVLDQALVLTIDPAYFRLTGGIERWLYRLVRKHGGKQKGGWQFDFRHLYRKSGSSARYSDFAKDLRALVVRQSLPGYRLEVVRLCPSTELLSFRALP